Proteins from one Paenibacillus amylolyticus genomic window:
- a CDS encoding AraC family transcriptional regulator: MKEHIFLPKPIFPRHVCFPDFIGGYSDFPKHRVHREYGTTEINLDRCYNLHLVLSGKGFLDTGTTRYELMQGQGFLYGPGLRQTYYSDSDDPWSIRWIHFYGVRLEELLNGKGVDEPWLFQCANFPVVTALMDRLLELGRGYQVEDEHSMAATLYELLTRLQSAASRINVSLNHTSERIREAGNYIRSHSNEHITLEQVAGIAGYSTTYFSRKFSQTFGISFPEFLMESRLLHAKQLLATTNLSIKQITLETGFSQSSYFIRCFKTQENVTPMQFRMMHNHSL; this comes from the coding sequence GTGAAAGAACATATCTTTCTTCCCAAGCCGATTTTCCCCAGACATGTATGCTTTCCCGATTTTATTGGAGGGTACAGTGATTTCCCGAAACATCGTGTGCATCGGGAATATGGCACTACTGAAATTAACTTGGATCGATGTTATAATCTGCACCTTGTACTGAGCGGCAAAGGGTTCCTGGACACTGGAACCACACGATATGAGCTAATGCAAGGACAGGGTTTCCTCTATGGTCCCGGCCTCAGACAAACGTATTACTCAGACTCGGATGATCCTTGGAGTATTCGTTGGATTCACTTCTACGGCGTTCGTCTCGAAGAACTGTTAAATGGAAAAGGAGTGGACGAGCCCTGGCTGTTTCAATGTGCCAACTTCCCGGTGGTTACTGCGCTGATGGACAGACTGCTGGAGCTGGGAAGAGGCTATCAAGTGGAAGACGAGCACAGCATGGCGGCAACGCTATACGAACTTCTGACCCGATTGCAATCCGCAGCGAGTCGAATCAATGTATCTCTCAATCACACTTCAGAGCGAATTCGTGAAGCGGGTAATTATATTCGGTCCCATAGTAACGAGCATATTACCCTTGAACAGGTGGCCGGGATTGCCGGGTACAGTACAACCTACTTTAGCCGCAAGTTCAGTCAAACGTTTGGCATCTCCTTCCCGGAATTCCTGATGGAATCCAGATTATTGCATGCCAAGCAGCTGCTCGCGACAACGAACCTTTCCATTAAACAAATTACGCTGGAAACGGGATTCTCACAGTCGAGCTACTTTATCCGATGCTTTAAAACCCAGGAAAACGTAACGCCTATGCAATTTCGAATGATGCACAATCATTCGTTATAG
- a CDS encoding transporter substrate-binding domain-containing protein: MVKKRGIQKFRTALLFITMLAVLAGCSTGTASNESESASAAGDNKVKKIIVGTGTQFPNVCFIDENGKLTGYDVELIREIDKRLPEYEFEFSTMDFKNLLLSLETKKIDLIAHQMEVNEERQAKFLFNDEAYNIFPNKIVVSQKNEEVKSIEDLKGKKLIVGATSNAAVLAEKWNAANGNGIDIVYSGAGEDTITQIKTGRVDATISTQFAIDYQNKAVDAQLKTVGDALSNSKVYFILNKDEQELKTKIDEALKSIKEDGTLGKLSTEWLGADYTVEE, encoded by the coding sequence ATGGTTAAAAAACGGGGGATTCAAAAATTCCGGACAGCACTGCTGTTCATTACAATGTTGGCGGTCCTGGCTGGATGCAGCACAGGTACTGCAAGCAATGAGTCAGAATCTGCTTCAGCAGCAGGCGACAACAAAGTGAAAAAAATCATTGTAGGAACAGGTACACAGTTCCCGAATGTCTGCTTCATTGATGAGAATGGCAAGTTAACAGGTTATGATGTGGAATTGATCCGGGAGATCGACAAACGTTTACCCGAGTACGAATTCGAATTCAGCACCATGGATTTCAAAAACCTGTTGCTGAGTCTGGAAACGAAAAAAATTGACTTGATCGCTCACCAGATGGAAGTGAATGAAGAGAGACAGGCCAAGTTCCTGTTTAATGATGAAGCCTATAATATTTTCCCAAATAAAATTGTCGTAAGTCAGAAAAATGAGGAAGTCAAATCGATTGAGGATCTGAAGGGTAAAAAACTGATTGTTGGCGCTACGAGCAATGCGGCTGTACTTGCAGAGAAATGGAATGCAGCGAACGGCAACGGGATTGATATCGTCTATTCCGGAGCAGGTGAGGATACCATTACGCAGATCAAAACAGGTCGTGTGGATGCAACGATCAGCACTCAGTTTGCCATTGATTATCAGAATAAGGCAGTGGATGCCCAGTTGAAAACGGTAGGAGATGCCCTCTCCAACTCCAAAGTGTACTTCATTCTGAACAAGGATGAGCAGGAGCTCAAAACCAAAATCGACGAAGCGCTCAAATCGATCAAGGAAGATGGAACATTAGGCAAACTGAGCACAGAGTGGCTCGGGGCTGACTATACGGTTGAAGAGTAG
- a CDS encoding amino acid ABC transporter permease, giving the protein MGKSFDLSLVLDFIPELLRYLHITLIVLGGSIVLGLLGGVLLAVPRLYRIPVLSQLATLYVSFMRGTPILIKLFLVYYGLSELLKPIGIDLSRTDPLLFVIVTYALSDAASFAEIFRGAVRSVDKGQTEAAYAAGMTTFQSFRRIVVPQALIVAFPNMANTLIGSLKDTSLAFSIGVMDMVGRGQTLISATSHALEVYISLSVVYYVIVIVLEKGFAVAERRLQRHERKRVAHRPAIRAKRLKEVVQKVRF; this is encoded by the coding sequence ATGGGAAAATCATTTGATCTATCATTGGTTCTGGATTTCATCCCGGAACTGCTACGATATTTGCATATAACACTGATTGTACTGGGTGGCTCCATCGTGCTCGGACTGTTGGGCGGCGTGCTTCTGGCCGTTCCCCGGCTGTATCGAATTCCAGTACTAAGCCAGCTGGCCACTCTGTACGTCTCATTCATGCGGGGCACACCGATCCTGATCAAATTGTTCCTAGTGTATTACGGACTTTCCGAGTTGTTAAAACCGATTGGCATCGACCTGTCAAGAACAGACCCGTTGTTATTTGTCATTGTGACCTATGCGCTTAGTGACGCGGCATCCTTTGCCGAGATCTTTCGCGGAGCGGTCCGCAGTGTGGATAAAGGTCAGACGGAAGCAGCCTATGCTGCGGGGATGACGACATTCCAGTCGTTTCGGCGGATTGTCGTTCCGCAAGCATTGATTGTTGCTTTTCCGAACATGGCCAATACGTTAATCGGTTCATTAAAGGATACGTCTCTGGCCTTCTCCATCGGTGTTATGGATATGGTGGGCAGAGGGCAGACGCTAATCTCCGCCACTTCCCACGCACTTGAGGTATATATCAGTCTGTCTGTGGTCTATTATGTCATTGTCATAGTACTTGAAAAAGGATTCGCCGTTGCAGAACGCAGACTCCAGCGTCATGAACGCAAAAGAGTCGCACACAGACCGGCAATTCGAGCCAAACGCCTGAAAGAGGTTGTTCAAAAAGTCCGCTTTTGA
- a CDS encoding GTP-binding protein, protein MTQKQVPVTVLSGYLGSGKTTVLNHVLNNRQGLKVAVIVNDMSEVNIDAALVKGEATLSRTEEKLVELSNGCICCTLRDDLMQEIEKLVNEGKYDYILIESTGISEPVPVAQTFTYADEESGIDLTRLARLDCLVTVVDANRFWIDFGSGQSLLDRNQATGDEDTRDVVDLLIDQIETCDVLLLNKCDLVDDDELNKLEGIIRRLQPNAKIIRTENGQVNPSEILNTGRFDFEKVSMSAGWIQELEKESHTPETEEYGIASFVYRRRKPFHPSRLAEFMSYWPEEVVRAKGLVWLAAEGDVAASLSQAGPSIQFGPAGHWVAALPEADKEEILRNEPDVLEKWDAQWGDRQTELVMIGIDMERTSIEDELDQCLLSDEEMLADWGHFDNPLPWPVETV, encoded by the coding sequence ATGACACAAAAGCAAGTTCCGGTAACCGTCCTGAGCGGTTACCTCGGTTCAGGGAAAACGACGGTTTTGAATCATGTGTTGAACAACAGACAGGGGCTCAAAGTTGCTGTAATCGTGAACGACATGAGTGAGGTGAATATTGATGCTGCACTGGTCAAGGGGGAGGCAACCTTGTCTCGAACCGAAGAGAAGCTGGTGGAGTTGTCGAACGGCTGTATCTGCTGCACCTTGCGGGATGATCTGATGCAAGAGATTGAGAAGCTGGTGAACGAAGGCAAGTATGACTATATTTTGATTGAATCCACTGGGATCAGTGAGCCTGTTCCCGTTGCACAGACCTTTACATACGCCGATGAGGAGTCGGGTATTGACCTGACTAGACTGGCCAGACTGGACTGTCTGGTAACGGTAGTCGATGCCAATCGTTTCTGGATTGATTTTGGATCAGGGCAGAGTCTATTGGATCGTAACCAGGCGACTGGAGATGAGGACACGCGTGACGTCGTAGATTTGTTGATCGATCAGATTGAGACATGTGATGTGTTGCTGCTCAACAAATGTGACCTTGTCGATGACGATGAACTTAACAAACTTGAAGGCATTATTCGCAGGTTACAGCCGAACGCCAAGATCATACGCACGGAGAATGGGCAGGTTAATCCGTCCGAGATTCTCAATACAGGCCGCTTTGATTTTGAGAAAGTGAGTATGTCTGCCGGTTGGATTCAGGAGTTAGAGAAGGAATCACATACGCCGGAAACGGAGGAATATGGCATTGCTTCCTTTGTCTATCGCCGCAGAAAACCGTTCCATCCTTCCCGTCTGGCTGAGTTCATGAGTTATTGGCCGGAAGAAGTGGTGCGTGCCAAAGGCTTGGTATGGCTAGCGGCTGAAGGGGATGTTGCTGCGAGCCTCAGTCAAGCGGGACCATCCATTCAATTCGGTCCTGCAGGACATTGGGTGGCGGCTTTGCCGGAAGCGGATAAGGAAGAGATTTTGAGAAATGAGCCGGATGTGCTGGAGAAATGGGATGCCCAGTGGGGAGATCGTCAGACGGAGTTGGTCATGATCGGGATTGATATGGAACGCACCAGTATTGAAGATGAGCTGGATCAGTGTCTGCTCAGTGATGAAGAAATGCTGGCCGACTGGGGCCATTTCGACAATCCGCTGCCATGGCCTGTGGAGACCGTATAG
- a CDS encoding glycosyltransferase family 4 protein encodes MATKPKMMLFSHVCNTRSITGAEKLLLHFMREIGTIFECVLVVPQEGKLAGLARRFGIQVKICTLPMLHGVYTPYLGIANDAEHLRHTPAYQEAISLIRETAPDLVLTNTCVNVMPAVAAKSLQIPVIWKITEIIHTNEHTSEAIQMIGRYADWIIGISETAVAPFQEAGMSDKLTIISPAWEPGLPAPDRWVQLRERKRKELGFRSSQTCIGYISSFIYDAKGLKPFVDMALRICETHSRCRFWIIGTPSDKKYYDECVSRVKKSGYSRRFTFTTFEENVSLAYTAMDIVVIPSMVKEGFGMTALEGLYFAKPVIAFAQGGLKELMESVGSGAFLAPPGDSEALVTLATTLLNDSELASNTGWRNRTEAEKLYGLETYRTKLHTMVTQWLLRFPGWFAYIQPPNGPVYTHGEGGLRTVLVLEPATVRALLFPLTVIQALPHSSLPPIALGHDAPVASAAGSTAKLIQHRSKTRKRRRKLAPHARRDRTGLKRTSGTGRRKGKRLATKGPRPHMGKSSSRRRKSAKAGRSQVGRKGSNTR; translated from the coding sequence ATGGCAACGAAACCAAAGATGATGTTATTTTCACATGTATGCAACACTCGCAGCATTACAGGTGCAGAGAAGCTGCTGCTTCATTTTATGAGAGAGATCGGTACGATCTTTGAATGTGTGCTCGTTGTTCCCCAGGAGGGAAAGCTTGCGGGGCTTGCGCGAAGATTCGGCATTCAGGTCAAGATATGCACTCTGCCGATGCTTCACGGTGTGTACACACCTTACTTGGGCATTGCAAATGATGCGGAGCATCTTCGCCATACACCAGCGTATCAGGAAGCGATCTCCCTCATCCGGGAGACTGCTCCCGATCTGGTTTTAACCAATACCTGTGTCAATGTGATGCCGGCTGTAGCGGCAAAGTCGCTTCAGATTCCGGTCATCTGGAAGATTACCGAGATCATTCATACCAATGAACATACATCCGAGGCAATTCAGATGATTGGTCGTTACGCCGACTGGATTATTGGCATATCCGAGACCGCGGTGGCTCCTTTCCAAGAAGCTGGCATGAGTGACAAATTGACGATCATTTCTCCTGCCTGGGAACCTGGGCTACCCGCACCGGACCGTTGGGTTCAGCTGCGCGAACGCAAGCGCAAGGAGCTCGGTTTCAGATCATCGCAGACCTGTATCGGTTATATTTCTTCATTTATATATGATGCCAAGGGGTTGAAACCTTTTGTGGATATGGCCTTGAGGATCTGTGAAACGCATTCGCGCTGTCGCTTCTGGATCATCGGGACACCATCGGATAAGAAGTATTACGACGAGTGTGTATCGCGGGTGAAAAAATCCGGGTATTCACGCCGATTTACCTTCACTACGTTCGAAGAGAACGTATCTCTGGCGTATACTGCCATGGATATCGTGGTCATCCCAAGCATGGTCAAAGAAGGCTTCGGCATGACCGCACTGGAGGGGCTCTACTTTGCCAAACCGGTCATCGCCTTTGCTCAGGGCGGACTGAAGGAATTAATGGAATCCGTAGGCAGTGGCGCATTTCTGGCCCCACCGGGCGACAGTGAAGCGCTTGTCACCTTGGCGACAACCTTGCTGAATGATTCGGAGCTGGCTTCGAATACGGGGTGGCGCAATCGGACAGAAGCGGAAAAGCTCTACGGGCTTGAAACCTACCGCACGAAACTGCATACGATGGTGACACAGTGGTTGTTGCGTTTTCCCGGATGGTTTGCATATATCCAACCTCCGAATGGACCTGTGTATACCCATGGGGAGGGAGGACTACGCACTGTACTGGTTCTGGAGCCGGCTACGGTTCGGGCACTGTTATTCCCGCTGACGGTCATACAGGCGTTGCCACATTCCTCATTACCTCCAATCGCATTGGGGCACGATGCTCCTGTTGCCTCAGCTGCGGGCTCAACGGCAAAGTTGATCCAACATAGGAGCAAAACCCGAAAACGTCGTCGCAAACTTGCACCTCATGCACGCCGAGACCGTACGGGGCTGAAACGTACTTCTGGAACTGGCAGACGCAAGGGGAAGCGACTTGCAACGAAGGGACCGCGTCCGCATATGGGGAAATCGTCTAGCCGCAGACGCAAATCTGCCAAGGCGGGACGTAGCCAAGTTGGGCGCAAAGGTTCCAATACAAGATGA
- the rpsN gene encoding 30S ribosomal protein S14 — protein sequence MATKSKVVREKQRQAIVTKYADLRRELKDKGDYEALQKLPRNASPIRLKNRCEVTGRPRGYLRKFKVSRIKFRELAHQGQIPGVTKSSW from the coding sequence ATGGCTACAAAATCAAAAGTGGTACGCGAGAAGCAACGCCAGGCCATCGTGACAAAATATGCGGACCTGCGCCGGGAATTGAAGGATAAAGGGGATTACGAAGCCCTGCAGAAACTGCCGCGGAATGCGTCACCGATCAGATTGAAGAACCGCTGTGAGGTAACAGGCCGCCCGCGAGGTTATCTACGAAAGTTCAAAGTATCACGAATTAAGTTCCGTGAATTGGCCCATCAAGGGCAGATCCCTGGTGTAACAAAATCCAGTTGGTAA
- the modA gene encoding molybdate ABC transporter substrate-binding protein, with translation MRKRIGYILGSMSLGLALVLAGCGASTGSTDTSTGAAQTTSTPAASGENSSAGNSDPQETVDLTISAAASLTDAMKEIEANYELANPYIELNFNFGASGALQQQIEQGAPADIFVSAATKNMNALVDENLIATGDQKNLLQNSLVAIVPADGTNTVTSETDLTSESIKTVAIGIPESVPAGTYAKEALTNAKLWDQLESKLVQGKDVRQVLQYVETGNADAGFVYKTDALTSDQVNIAFEVDKSSYTPANYPIGIIEGTKHRTEAEQFYAYLQTPEVLDIFAKYGFTIPE, from the coding sequence ATGAGAAAGAGAATCGGATATATTTTGGGAAGCATGTCACTGGGACTGGCTCTTGTATTGGCTGGTTGCGGTGCAAGTACAGGCTCTACGGATACGTCCACGGGTGCAGCGCAAACGACTTCAACGCCAGCGGCATCAGGTGAAAATTCATCAGCGGGGAATAGTGATCCTCAGGAAACGGTGGATCTGACGATCTCTGCGGCTGCCAGTCTGACCGATGCGATGAAAGAGATTGAAGCCAATTATGAGCTAGCTAATCCGTATATAGAACTTAATTTTAATTTTGGCGCCTCAGGTGCCTTGCAACAGCAGATTGAACAAGGTGCACCAGCTGATATCTTTGTATCGGCGGCAACGAAAAATATGAATGCCCTGGTGGATGAGAACCTGATTGCAACGGGTGATCAGAAGAATCTGCTACAGAATTCACTGGTGGCCATTGTGCCAGCAGATGGGACCAATACCGTAACCAGCGAAACGGATCTCACCAGCGAGTCGATTAAGACGGTAGCGATTGGCATTCCGGAAAGTGTACCAGCGGGAACCTATGCCAAGGAAGCTTTGACGAATGCCAAGCTGTGGGATCAACTGGAGAGCAAACTTGTGCAGGGGAAAGATGTTAGACAAGTGCTTCAATATGTGGAGACAGGCAATGCAGATGCAGGATTTGTATATAAAACGGATGCTCTTACCTCGGATCAGGTGAATATTGCGTTTGAGGTGGACAAGAGCAGCTACACACCCGCCAATTATCCAATAGGCATTATTGAAGGGACGAAACATCGTACAGAGGCGGAACAATTCTATGCGTATTTGCAAACTCCTGAAGTGTTGGATATCTTTGCGAAATACGGCTTCACGATTCCCGAATGA
- a CDS encoding amino acid ABC transporter ATP-binding protein, whose product MITLTNIHKTFGKQEVLKGIDLTVEQGDVVAILGPSGSGKTTLLRCVNFLERADEGEVQISGLTVDCKHARKHDIVQLRRKTAMVFQHYNLFKHKTVLENVTEGLIIAQKMSTADARTRALRVLEQVGLSAKINEYPSMLSGGQQQRVGIARALALNPEVILFDEPTSALDPELVGEVLSVIRSIAQEGITMIVVTHEMGFAREVANRVVFMDGGSVVEEGTPEEVFVRPKQERTRQFLSRYSSDWSYVI is encoded by the coding sequence ATGATTACACTAACGAATATACACAAAACATTTGGCAAGCAGGAAGTATTGAAGGGGATTGATCTGACCGTGGAGCAGGGGGATGTTGTTGCGATCCTTGGACCGAGTGGTTCAGGTAAAACAACGCTGCTGCGCTGCGTGAATTTTCTGGAACGTGCCGATGAAGGCGAGGTTCAGATCAGTGGATTGACCGTGGATTGCAAGCATGCACGCAAACATGACATTGTGCAATTGAGACGGAAAACAGCGATGGTCTTCCAGCACTATAATCTGTTCAAACATAAGACTGTACTGGAGAACGTCACGGAGGGCTTGATTATTGCCCAGAAAATGTCCACAGCCGATGCCCGTACCCGCGCCCTGCGTGTGCTTGAACAAGTCGGACTGTCTGCCAAAATCAATGAGTATCCGAGCATGTTGTCCGGTGGACAACAGCAACGGGTGGGGATCGCCAGAGCGCTGGCACTGAATCCCGAAGTGATCTTGTTTGATGAACCAACCTCGGCACTGGACCCCGAGCTTGTGGGCGAGGTGTTGTCTGTCATTCGCTCCATTGCTCAAGAGGGGATCACCATGATTGTCGTCACCCATGAAATGGGGTTTGCCCGTGAGGTGGCTAATCGGGTTGTTTTCATGGATGGAGGTTCCGTTGTAGAGGAAGGAACTCCTGAAGAGGTATTTGTGCGTCCCAAGCAGGAACGTACTCGGCAATTCCTCAGTCGATATTCTTCTGACTGGAGTTATGTCATCTAA
- a CDS encoding restriction endonuclease subunit S → MSREQSLILMLDAAAKMQWNIALILEAKAIEAEKVRNWTLNHLNGDTFLTHGDQVGEPLKMHDQLVELLEGLTRMETGLCNNLKAVMVQNDSEDDGGLDGGMFGGMDLGDMGK, encoded by the coding sequence ATGAGTAGAGAACAGAGCCTCATTCTGATGCTGGACGCGGCAGCCAAGATGCAGTGGAATATTGCCTTGATCCTGGAGGCAAAAGCGATTGAGGCCGAGAAGGTACGGAACTGGACGCTGAATCATTTGAATGGGGATACCTTTCTGACGCATGGGGATCAGGTAGGCGAGCCACTCAAAATGCATGATCAGCTGGTGGAATTGCTGGAAGGTTTAACCCGGATGGAGACCGGACTGTGCAACAATCTCAAAGCGGTGATGGTACAGAACGACAGCGAAGATGACGGCGGGTTGGACGGTGGCATGTTTGGCGGCATGGATCTGGGAGACATGGGAAAATGA
- a CDS encoding MFS transporter, with amino-acid sequence MASAGVFLTIQGLVVILCRFILRKKIPSDGSWNTWLMAGLMLCAALGTQLLSVMEIVGPLVYLSAVFSGFALALLYPTLTTYLSFVLPADSRYVLMGIFMSSYDLGFSLGGLAMGLVVQVSSYSTMFMICTLFSIAAMILVLVFRQRMEAGNKARSVMSV; translated from the coding sequence ATGGCGAGTGCAGGCGTATTTCTGACGATTCAGGGATTGGTGGTGATCCTGTGCAGGTTTATTTTGCGTAAAAAAATTCCGTCCGACGGCAGTTGGAATACCTGGCTGATGGCAGGACTGATGCTGTGTGCAGCACTGGGAACCCAATTGCTCAGTGTAATGGAAATTGTCGGACCACTGGTGTATCTCTCTGCGGTATTTAGCGGTTTTGCCCTGGCATTGCTGTACCCGACATTAACCACCTATCTGTCTTTTGTGCTGCCCGCAGATTCCAGATATGTACTCATGGGCATCTTCATGTCCTCCTATGACCTGGGATTCTCTCTTGGTGGACTGGCCATGGGGCTGGTTGTGCAGGTGAGTTCGTACTCGACCATGTTCATGATCTGCACGCTCTTCTCTATTGCAGCGATGATTCTGGTGTTGGTGTTCAGGCAACGGATGGAAGCTGGGAATAAAGCCAGATCTGTGATGTCTGTATAG
- a CDS encoding nucleoside-diphosphate sugar epimerase, with protein MQNKIDEIITHIAHSHQQIARVLDAKRQVAVRMSEIINHLPDIEPELDGVDGLLDSSGQINKSIISYLGGLADLEEAVAETLTQVMREIAVQEEE; from the coding sequence ATGCAGAACAAAATCGATGAGATCATCACACATATTGCACACTCTCACCAGCAGATCGCACGTGTGCTGGATGCCAAACGCCAAGTCGCTGTGCGCATGTCTGAAATCATCAATCATTTGCCAGATATCGAACCGGAGTTGGATGGCGTTGACGGTCTGCTGGATAGCTCTGGGCAAATCAACAAAAGCATTATCTCTTACTTGGGAGGCCTTGCAGATCTGGAAGAGGCTGTAGCCGAAACGCTGACCCAAGTCATGCGGGAGATCGCGGTTCAAGAGGAAGAATAA
- a CDS encoding glycosyltransferase, which translates to MSLKHRKTKKVHAPVLSLADQARKNGQHAGYDAGKEEGYLRGRANYIVNCAQEPLPFRQIHVLYVSSGKGFPYSPLDEAIMATLQGMVAQVTLTDPRQPVSEIALQTRPDLVLVLDGMDIPIEHIDAIRQAGIQTAIWLTDDPYYTDMTLDIVRHFDHVFTLELNCVELYRQSGCASVHYLPFAAFTNHYFPITTPSPLKRDVSFIGSAYWNRVYFFNPIMPQLMSHNTVFNGIWWDRMPDYTAYGEKIELGRWMSPQETNDVYNGTKIVINLHRSHEDDSVNNNHLKIPPASPNPRTFEIAASTTLQLTDARDDITRFYKPGVEIETYSSPQELLDKVEYYLTHEKERREIALRGLERTLKDHTYGKRINEMLTIIFP; encoded by the coding sequence ATGTCTCTCAAACACCGTAAAACCAAAAAGGTTCATGCACCGGTACTGAGCCTGGCTGATCAAGCACGCAAAAATGGGCAACATGCCGGGTATGACGCAGGTAAGGAAGAAGGATACCTGCGCGGTCGCGCCAACTATATTGTGAATTGTGCACAGGAACCGTTGCCTTTCCGGCAAATTCACGTGTTGTATGTATCTTCGGGTAAAGGTTTTCCTTACTCTCCGTTGGATGAGGCCATCATGGCCACGCTGCAGGGAATGGTCGCTCAGGTAACCCTCACGGATCCGCGTCAGCCGGTCTCTGAAATTGCGTTGCAGACACGTCCTGATCTGGTGCTTGTGTTGGATGGCATGGATATTCCCATCGAGCATATCGATGCGATTCGCCAAGCGGGCATACAGACGGCGATCTGGCTGACCGATGACCCGTATTATACAGACATGACACTTGATATCGTAAGACATTTTGACCATGTCTTCACGCTGGAACTGAACTGTGTTGAATTATACCGCCAAAGCGGATGTGCGTCGGTTCACTATCTCCCTTTTGCCGCATTCACCAATCATTATTTTCCGATTACAACACCTTCCCCGTTAAAACGGGATGTCAGCTTTATCGGCTCAGCCTACTGGAACCGGGTATACTTCTTCAATCCAATCATGCCTCAGTTGATGTCACACAATACGGTATTTAACGGAATCTGGTGGGACCGTATGCCTGACTATACGGCCTATGGCGAGAAGATTGAACTCGGCCGCTGGATGAGTCCGCAGGAGACGAATGATGTGTACAATGGCACCAAAATTGTCATTAACCTGCATCGATCCCACGAAGATGATTCCGTCAATAACAATCACCTCAAAATTCCGCCAGCCTCACCGAACCCGAGAACGTTTGAGATTGCCGCATCCACGACGCTGCAGTTGACCGATGCACGGGATGACATTACGCGTTTCTACAAACCGGGTGTGGAGATTGAGACCTATTCCTCGCCGCAGGAGTTACTCGATAAGGTGGAATATTATCTTACTCATGAGAAGGAACGCCGTGAGATTGCCCTTCGTGGACTCGAACGTACCCTGAAAGACCACACGTACGGCAAAAGAATTAATGAAATGTTAACCATCATATTTCCTTAA
- a CDS encoding MFS transporter translates to MTARRESGDKRLKSSVTATSNGKLNPVSFSFIRFYMLAFLFFAANSALTIILPLRSEAAGLNQAEIGLMMGAYMFTCMLLRPFAAQLLGKHGPLRVMQWLLLLHAGTLLLFVIFGVETYLWLRALQGVATAFFSMTMQAGIVEKLEDKDRAQGLSMYTLFTMVPSLVIPILAIQIWENASDLAFTLLMIGLAALPLLIGYNVDLPRSTVQNKSYTLSDMLRSFGGIWRSTPLLISSVVMLFASCVLGRQRPSFPCIWYPPEWRVQAYF, encoded by the coding sequence TTGACAGCCAGAAGAGAAAGTGGTGACAAACGTTTGAAGTCTTCAGTGACAGCAACATCCAATGGAAAATTGAATCCGGTATCCTTTTCGTTTATCCGGTTTTATATGCTGGCCTTTTTATTTTTTGCAGCGAATTCGGCTTTGACGATTATTCTGCCTTTGCGAAGTGAAGCCGCCGGATTGAATCAGGCTGAGATCGGTCTGATGATGGGGGCATATATGTTCACCTGTATGCTCTTGAGACCTTTTGCAGCACAGCTGCTGGGCAAACATGGGCCGCTTCGTGTGATGCAGTGGTTATTGCTTTTGCATGCGGGCACGCTGCTCTTATTTGTTATTTTTGGTGTGGAGACATATCTGTGGTTGCGTGCCCTGCAAGGGGTGGCTACAGCATTTTTCTCCATGACGATGCAGGCGGGCATTGTGGAAAAGCTGGAGGACAAGGATCGGGCACAAGGACTATCCATGTATACCCTGTTTACGATGGTTCCTTCGCTCGTCATTCCAATTCTCGCCATACAAATCTGGGAAAATGCCAGTGATCTGGCGTTTACGCTGCTGATGATCGGGCTGGCGGCTTTGCCACTTCTGATCGGGTACAATGTGGATTTGCCGCGGAGTACCGTGCAGAACAAATCGTACACCTTGAGCGATATGCTGCGTTCATTCGGTGGCATCTGGCGCAGTACGCCACTATTGATCAGCAGTGTGGTGATGCTATTTGCGTCCTGCGTTTTGGGGCGACAGCGACCTTCCTTCCCCTGTATATGGTATCCACCGGAATGGCGAGTGCAGGCGTATTTCTGA